The Buteo buteo chromosome 3, bButBut1.hap1.1, whole genome shotgun sequence genome has a window encoding:
- the HAS2 gene encoding hyaluronan synthase 2: protein MYCERFICILRILGTTLFGVSLLLGITAAYIVGYQFIQTDNYYFSFGLYGAILASHLIIQSLFAFLEHRKMKRSLETPIKLNKTVALCIAAYQEDPDYLRKCLLSVKRLTYPGIKVVMVIDGNSEDDVYMMDIFTEIMGRDKSATYIWSNNFHDKGPGETEESHRESMQHVSQLVLSNKSVCIMQKWGGKREVMYTAFKALGRSVDYVQVCDSDTMLDPASSVEMVKVLEEDPMVGGVGGDVQILNKYDSWISFLSSVRYWMAFNIERACQSYFGCVQCISGPLGMYRNSLLHEFVEDWYNQEFMGSQCSFGDDRHLTNRVLSLGYATKYTARSKCLTETPIEYLRWLNQQTRWSKSYFREWLYNAMWFHKHHLWMTYEAVITGFFPFFLIATVIQLFYRGKIWNILLFLLTVQLVGLIKSSFASFLRGNIVMVFMSLYSVLYMSSLLPAKMFAIATINKAGWGTSGRKTIVVNFIGLIPVSIWFTILLGGVIFTIYKESKKPFSESKQTVLIIGTILYACYWVMLLTLYLVLITKCGRRKKEQHYDMVLDV, encoded by the exons ATGTATTGTGAGAGGTTTATATGTATCCTGAGAATACTTGGAACCACCCTCTTCGGGGTGTCCCTCCTGCTGGGAATCACCGCTGCTTACATTGTGGGCTACCAGTTCATCCAAACAGACAACTACTACTTCTCCTTTGGACTCTATGGTGCTATCCTGGCATCACATCTCATCATCCAAAGCCTGTTTGCCTTCCTAGAGCACAGGAAAATGAAGCGGTCGCTAGAGACTCCAATCAAGCTGAACAAAACAGTTGCCCTTTGTATTGCTGCCTATCAAGAGGATCCTGACTacttaagaaaatgtttactttctGTGAAAAGATTGACCTACCCTGGAATTAAAGTTGTTATGGTCATTGATGGGAACTCGGAAGATGACGTTTACATGATGGacatttttactgaaatcaTGGGTAGGGACAAATCTGCCACTTATATCTGGAGTAATAACTTCCACGACAAAGGTCCGGGTGAGACGGAGGAGTCTCACAGAGAGAGCATGCAACATGTATCTCAGCTGGTCCTGTCCAACAAAAGTGTTTGCATCATGCAGAAATGGGGTGGAAAAAGAGAAGTAATGTACACAGCATTCAAAGCACTGGGGAGAAGCGTGGATTATGTACAG GTCTGTGATTCAGATACAATGCTTGATCCAGCCTCATCTGTGGAGATGGTAAAAGTTTTAGAAGAAGATCCAATGGTTGGAGGCGTTGGAGGTGATGTGCAG aTTTTGAACAAATACGATTCCTGGATCTCCTTTCTGAGCAGCGTGAGATACTGGATGGCATTTAACATAGAAAGAGCCTGTCAGTCCTATTTTGGCTGTGTACAGTGCATCAGCGGACCTCTGGGAATGTACAGAAACTCTTTACTCCATGAATTTGTGGAAGATTGGTACAATCAAGAATTTATGGGCTCCCAGTGCAGCTTCGGAGATGACAGGCATCTAACTAACAGAGTGCTAAGTCTGGGCTATGCAACAAAATACACAGCTAGATCCAAGTGCCTTACCGAAACACCAATAGAGTATCTCAGGTGGCTGAATCAGCAGACCCGCTGGAGTAAATCGTACTTTAGAGAGTGGCTTTATAATGCAATGTGGTTCCACAAGCACCATTTGTGGATGACCTATGAAGCTGTAATCACTggattctttcctttcttccttatCGCCACAGTCATTCAGCTCTTCTACAGGGGAAAAATCTGGAACATCCTCCTCTTCTTGTTGACAGTTCAGTTAGTGGGCCTGATAAAGTCTTCCTTTGCCAGCTTCCTTAGGGGCAACATTGTCATGGTTTTCATGTCACTCTACTCAGTGTTGTACATGTCAAGTTTACTGCCAGCAAAGATGTTTGCAATTGCCACGATAAACAAAGCAGGGTGGGGcacatcaggaagaaaaaccatTGTAGTTAATTTTATAGGACTCATTCCAGTCTCCATTTGGTTTACAATCCTCCTAGGTGGCGTAATTTTCACTATCTACAAGGAatcaaaaaagccattttctgaGTCAAAACAGACAGTTCTCATCATTGGCACAATACTCTATGCATGTTACTGGGTTATGCTTTTGACTTTGTACTTGGTTCTTATCACCAAATGTGGCAGGCGGAAGAAAGAGCAACACTATGACATGGTGCTAGACGTATGA